In one Gopherus evgoodei ecotype Sinaloan lineage chromosome 1, rGopEvg1_v1.p, whole genome shotgun sequence genomic region, the following are encoded:
- the PTHLH gene encoding parathyroid hormone-related protein isoform X3: protein MFTKLFQHWSFAVFLLSYSVPCYGRSLEGTSRRLKRAVSEHQLLHDKGKSIQDRRRRIFLQNLIEGVNTAEIRATSEVSPNPKPPTNTKNYPVRCGSEDEGKYLTQETNKAQTYKEQPLKTSGKKKKPKPGKRKEQEKKKRRTRSAWPNSRGSGNGDEGVPLLDISGTTHDHNLRRR, encoded by the exons ATGTTCACTAAACTGTTCCAGCATTGGAGTTTCGCAGTCTTCCTGCTGAGTTATTCTGTCCCCTGTTATGGGAGATCACTAGAGGGGACCAGCCGCAGACT caAAAGAGCTGTATCAGAGCATCAGCTACTGCATGACAAAGGGAAGTCTATCCAAGATCGACGAAGGAGGATCTTCCTTCAAAATCTTATTGAAGGTGTTAACACAGCAGAGATCCGGGCTACTTCAGAAGTTTCTCCAAACCCCAAGCCTCCAACTAACACAAAGAACTACCCTGTCCGATGTGGCAGTGAAGATGAGGGTAAATACCTAACTCAGGAGACAAACAAAGCTCAGACATACAAAGAGCAGCCCCTGAAGACAtcgggaaagaagaagaaaccaAAGCCTGGAAAACGCAaggaacaagaaaagaaaaagaggcgaACCCGCTCAGCATGGCCAAATTCTAGAGGGTCTGGTAATGGAGATGAAGGGGTCCCCCTCTTGGACATCTCTGGTACTACACATGATCACAATTTAAG GAGGCGTTAA
- the PTHLH gene encoding parathyroid hormone-related protein isoform X1, protein MGRFQDREDTMFTKLFQHWSFAVFLLSYSVPCYGRSLEGTSRRLKRAVSEHQLLHDKGKSIQDRRRRIFLQNLIEGVNTAEIRATSEVSPNPKPPTNTKNYPVRCGSEDEGKYLTQETNKAQTYKEQPLKTSGKKKKPKPGKRKEQEKKKRRTRSAWPNSRGSGNGDEGVPLLDISGTTHDHNLRRR, encoded by the exons ATGGGAAG GTTCCAAGACCGAGAGGATACAATGTTCACTAAACTGTTCCAGCATTGGAGTTTCGCAGTCTTCCTGCTGAGTTATTCTGTCCCCTGTTATGGGAGATCACTAGAGGGGACCAGCCGCAGACT caAAAGAGCTGTATCAGAGCATCAGCTACTGCATGACAAAGGGAAGTCTATCCAAGATCGACGAAGGAGGATCTTCCTTCAAAATCTTATTGAAGGTGTTAACACAGCAGAGATCCGGGCTACTTCAGAAGTTTCTCCAAACCCCAAGCCTCCAACTAACACAAAGAACTACCCTGTCCGATGTGGCAGTGAAGATGAGGGTAAATACCTAACTCAGGAGACAAACAAAGCTCAGACATACAAAGAGCAGCCCCTGAAGACAtcgggaaagaagaagaaaccaAAGCCTGGAAAACGCAaggaacaagaaaagaaaaagaggcgaACCCGCTCAGCATGGCCAAATTCTAGAGGGTCTGGTAATGGAGATGAAGGGGTCCCCCTCTTGGACATCTCTGGTACTACACATGATCACAATTTAAG GAGGCGTTAA
- the PTHLH gene encoding parathyroid hormone-related protein isoform X2 → MGRFQDREDTMFTKLFQHWSFAVFLLSYSVPCYGRSLEGTSRRLKRAVSEHQLLHDKGKSIQDRRRRIFLQNLIEGVNTAEIRATSEVSPNPKPPTNTKNYPVRCGSEDEGKYLTQETNKAQTYKEQPLKTSGKKKKPKPGKRKEQEKKKRRTRSAWPNSRGSGNGDEGVPLLDISGTTHDHNLR, encoded by the exons ATGGGAAG GTTCCAAGACCGAGAGGATACAATGTTCACTAAACTGTTCCAGCATTGGAGTTTCGCAGTCTTCCTGCTGAGTTATTCTGTCCCCTGTTATGGGAGATCACTAGAGGGGACCAGCCGCAGACT caAAAGAGCTGTATCAGAGCATCAGCTACTGCATGACAAAGGGAAGTCTATCCAAGATCGACGAAGGAGGATCTTCCTTCAAAATCTTATTGAAGGTGTTAACACAGCAGAGATCCGGGCTACTTCAGAAGTTTCTCCAAACCCCAAGCCTCCAACTAACACAAAGAACTACCCTGTCCGATGTGGCAGTGAAGATGAGGGTAAATACCTAACTCAGGAGACAAACAAAGCTCAGACATACAAAGAGCAGCCCCTGAAGACAtcgggaaagaagaagaaaccaAAGCCTGGAAAACGCAaggaacaagaaaagaaaaagaggcgaACCCGCTCAGCATGGCCAAATTCTAGAGGGTCTGGTAATGGAGATGAAGGGGTCCCCCTCTTGGACATCTCTGGTACTACACATGATCACAATTTAAGGTAA